The Glycine soja cultivar W05 chromosome 19, ASM419377v2, whole genome shotgun sequence genomic sequence aatcaaaaaataaaataagcaacTATTCTTATATCTTAGCCTATATATTTTTGCATCTCCAAGTACACAGACTGTCGAGTTAGGATTTTATTGAGGGAGCCTTGCATATTCTTTTCTCTTACATTCCATAgatgaattttctctttttttttctattacctTGTATTCTTTTTTGTCTTCTTTGTATGTTCAACTAAATTTTCTTGTTGGGTTGTCCgtcaatttcttttattttatattaagatttttttctatttagacattgtaattaaatttaaactagTAGTAGGTACCTTTCGACTATAATCTAATTTTGACAgaaaaatctattttaattaggtttgaattttttttcatcttgtaGGAGTTGGGACAGAAACAAGTTTAGGGATGTAATTATCTACACCGCccttgatgaaaaaaataattaataattgagtTTCCTACCTTTgataacaattaaataataaaattgaacccaaatattttactaaaattataattcaatttttaaatttcttattttttatattctttttgtcCTTAGCAAATTTGCGGTGAATCTCAACGTGCTCAGTGCTTCATCGTTCATGCCTTGTTCTCTTGGGAGTTCAGGAATAACAAGGCTAAGGCCCGAGACTTATTCTTAATGGGCTAACAAATTGGTTTAGGCTGGACCAAGAACTCATATTATTAGGCGGGGAGTTGCTATGAttattgctggggcacccagcaaacagtgaagtgTCGAAACTGCCCTTCAGGAATTCTTCTTCTGGAAGGCGCTTTTTTCGGAAACATTCTGGAAAACCTTTTTCCGGAaattttccggaagaaccttcttccggaagaagaatttGTGATTTCTGGAAGTACTCAGAAacaacttccggaagaacgtcatccggaatgtttccagaagaagcttcttccggaagataTCCAtttacttccggaagaaggttctcccggaagttagttttttttaaaaaaaatattttattttgtaataatttacttttaatgaataaactaaattataaaataattaatattattatacataaataattaaataattagtgaacgtaattatgactaatatttataattttttttacgcgcatgtaaaatattaatatattaatttgtatgacaatttagtataatttaaaccataaaaattaattaattcgtaaattttattaaaaatataatttttattattatgataacatttaatttctattacaaaagttaatatataataaaaaaatgattattattttataacaaagtgaagaaaaaataattttcattttataataataagtaaaaataaaataatatttaatgcatatgtaatgacgattttgccctatgtaattttctttaaatttatgcGTTGCAGGGTTGGATTTCACGCTTACTCACTTTTTTTACTGCTTCttccttctttgctttctttcagtggttgctgttgttgttgctttcGGTTGCTTTTGGTGGTGGTCCCTTGCGCTTTCCATTGGTGGTCCAGTgaagtatttgaagatttggtggtcTCAGTGAAGCAGgtgttccgtatttgaagttttgttagTCGCTCTTCTTCCTATTTTGTCGGAGGTAAGCatttatgagtattttttttcgttttccGGCTAGGAATTTTTAGACACAGCAGGAGAAAGTTCCGGAATGAGAATGTTAGTAACTTCCCGAAGACTTTCTTCCGGAATgttgaattattatatatatatatgtggggtgaatgaaccacatgtggattgttcaaatgcttttaatacgtcttaggtaatcatagataatttgagtcatttggttgaattgatgttttgtatgaaaattaaaatgttagggttgcgttgtaggtattcgctactcgagatgatgttttgcaatgggctcgaacagttgcccatgaaaatggatttgttgcagtgattatgaggtctgacacagagaccggtagcagaggaagaagttcatttgtcttaattgggtgtgaaaggagtggtacgtacaagtgtagaaataaagaattcgttagaaaagacaccgggagtaggaaatgtggttgtcccttcagacttcgtgggaaaccagtgcatggaggggaatgttggatggtgaagttgatctgtgggattcacaatcatgaattggcaaagtccttagttggacatccatacgccgggcgattgactaaggaagaaaagaaaattattgctgatatgacaaagtcgatggtgaaactgaaaaacatcttgctaacgttgaaagaacacaatgccaacagttgcaccacgataaagcaaatttacaatgcaagaagtgcatatcgttcttcaataagaggagctgataccgaaatgcagcatctgatgaagcttctcgaacgtgatcaatacattcattggcatagattgaaggatgaagttgtggtgcgtgatctattttggtgtcacccagatggagtaaagttatgcaatgcatgtcatctggtgtttttttatagacagtacctgcaaaacaaacaggtacagactcccactacttgactttgttggagtgacaccaacggcgatCACATTCTCTGCtaggtttgcatatctggaggctgagcgtgttaataatattgtatgggctttggaacgatttcgaggcctatttttaagaaacgatcgcctccctcttgttattgtcactgacagagacctagcactgatgaatgcagtgaaaggtgctagtctcactgtgccacctctccacaaatgcggatataagtccaggatcgccagtaataactgaacaatctatcactggacttaatcctgtggcagccaccaggccttcaatctcaTGCACAggcctcccaatcagtgtcaccttcctcccatgtgacactaacttcaaatcaggacgttcctgatttgaagtacaaattatacaattattaaaaaagattaatcataaacaaataaatcaacaatgacaaataattaacaaattaaaatacatgtccACTCCAAAcggcatgtgcaacatgctcggcaaatgatgtgagcactgaCGGGTCACGTGGACCACCAGCGAATCCCTCAgcagcatcatcaccatctggcccctcaccactatcagcaccctgtgcgtctgcacgcatctcaggtgcctccgtaggctgctcagggacatcgtcagtcatgtcagcgacgtcctcagccatatcacgtccctccgtagtcatctgatgaacgcgtagcctacggactgaggcagtaggcctacgcctcttGGGAACATCGACAGCATCCTCGTCAGCAGGtctatctctgcctacaactctacctatggcacgacctaaacctcgtgttctggccatgatctgcaaatcatgtcgaacacgtatttttttcggtcaaaatatacacaattttctttataaaaaaacaactttatttataaacaaatataactaacttaaatcaaataattttctttataaaaaaaaaaagaaacttcatttctaaaaaaaacacaactacattatttagtaaacatccacaacttaatttaaaaaaaaaataaacaacttcatttataaaaaaaaaacacaactaatataaaaataattcattactaaacatccacaacttaattaaaaaaaaacttcatttataaaaaacgacaactaatgtaaaaacaaattcattagtaaacatccacaacttaatttaaataacaatttaaaaaacttcatttgtaaaaaaaacacaactaatgtaaaaaaaattatttagtaaacatccacaatttttttagaaaataaaatacttcatttataataaaaaaaaactaattaattataaaaaattagtatttttataaaacttccaaaacacacaactttaattataaaaataaacaacttcatttacaaagaaaaaaaactaatttaaaaaaataaacaataaacaaaaacaaacacaactacttttataaacaaaaaaataaataatttacaaattaatatttagtaaaaatacacaatttaaattataaaaaaaaacatgacatcaaaaacccaaacctcatttttcataaaatctcaaaaacaaaataaccaaaataaatacaataattcatttaaaaaaaacaaaacaatttctgtttaaaattttttaaaaaaaaacaaaaaaaaaacactttccgGAAAAGGTTCTTTCAGAACTTCTGGAAGAACCCCTAACGGGTCTTCCAGAAGACTCCGTCGTCAGCCTTTTTCCCCATTTTTTTCGGCGTACTCTCGTCTTCTCCCctctcgtcttctaccctaaggttactATCCTAAGGTAACTATCCTAAGGTTCCATTGCTATGCTAACAATGCTGCATATTACAAGCAAAGGGTAGGGAGACTAACCTGttcgcggagaagaagaaggaaacctTGGGCGCGCCTCGCGGAGAAGAAGGTTCatggagaagagaagaagaagcaggttttccgggagagaagaagaagctgttcGAACAAACAGTGTCTTCCGGGAGGTAATTCacgctttttataattttatcttaaagggcaaaatggtagtttcaataaattgctgggtgcacctagcatttcTCTATTAGGCGCCTTTGTTTACAATTCTTTtttgagtgttgctaggtgcacccagcattattgctggtgcacccagcattttttGAAAATGGTAAAATTGTCCCTGCTAATTTCTccccttacggatcaacttgatccataagggGTATTTCTGTCTTTTCGTGGTTAGTGTTGGGTgtaccagcaataatgctgggtgcacctagcagcgGTCAATCTTTTTTCTCTGAACACTCCTtccttttttatcataaattaatttttggaaaatgcaaAGTAGtagaaaaaaatgcaaatagTATCCACCTATTATTAATAGGCTATTGAGATTTTtccgtaaaaaataaaaaaaaataaaataggctaTTGAGATTTCAACTGTGGGTAACTTTGTTCATTTGGCTAAGAGATTGTTCCATGGGCGAAAATTTATTGCGATGCCTCAAAGGGTACTTTACTTGCTTAGGAGGTGGTACTGGTAATGTtacactttcaagtttcaacttaaaaaaattggtaaagTAATTATAAATCTGTAAAATAATCACCCCACTATTGTTCCCATACATGCATTTCTTTTTTTCGAATAGTAACCGTGAATATTCCCAACTCATTAGATGTGAAAATTTCATATGTAATGTATGATTATTGTTGGTCCAAAGAATTTAATCCTCAATTCTATGTTAttacttaaatttttaattttaattatttattgtcattttaatctcctaaagtatattaatattatcttctaaaacatattttttttggacaaaAAGGAGTGACAAATGTAACAAATTGTCATCACTACATGATAACTCTTCAATTAacttaataatgaaaatatttgtgaatttttttgcatttcaaaagccaaaaattaaaaaatcacaacTAGATGACACACCATATGTAATAAAATCATGTATCTCACTACACTCCAACATGATATCGTAAGATACATTGGAAATAACTCAACATGCAACAGTatgcatacatacatataaCTCTTAGAAAGGTATATGTATTTTaggtaaaattgtaattttggttcttctaattttttaaatctatgattttaattttcttgatttttaattgtaacatttgATTCTCAATTTTACAAGTTGGTGATTGTGGTCCATATGttagattattaattaataactatAATTAGTAGAGTTAtcaagttaattataaattaattaaaaattattaatttttaaaaaattaatcaaagatTATTAGTTAATggtttgattaaatttttttaataattttttataaaggtCTTTCAATAATTTGATgtgattttattgttataagtgTATTCAATCACATACCAAATCTCATGACATTTGAATAAGAGatgtcttatatttttattatattgatagaaattaaagacatatattaaaaaatttataataatttatgtattttgtttaatcaattaaactagAATGATgtctaatataaaaatagatttaaatttcatacttatttaaaattattttccttttacgTTTACTCAAATAAGACAAAGGATATGTCTAAGCAACCTATCCTCTTTAGGTTTCTTTTCAAAAGTAACTAACACCTATAAGGgaccatttttttgttgaattaaaaacatatccATTGAAAGTTTGATCATATGAAAAACAATCACAATAGTcaacaataaaaacatatcaagCATTTttataagggaaaaaaaatcaagcataacgccttttgtcttattttttaCCCAAATATACTGTAAAACCAAACTCATCTATCTCTACATGGACACGAagatagtaaaagaaaaaaagagagtacAAATTACAGGAAACTCAGACCATGGCATTATGATATTTTCCTATGCCATCCATCCCCTGTGAGAATCATGAGTGACCCACTAGTTCATTTCAAAGCTACTCAGACCAAAGATTCTTACCTTATCATTTTCACACACCTCAAAGTAACAAACCCATCAACTTCTTTTTCTCaatgttagttttaattttctctCATATATATCatgaaaaacacacaaaaatctTGTGATATAACAAAATGTGGCATAAGAAAACTAGGATCTGTACTATGAAATTAACTGCaaacattgtaaaaaaaaaacttatatacgtttttttttcttctaatttagctttttttttcatttttgtccttgcaaattattattttttgttttaggttaTGTTcgataaaattagttgaaaaactaattagaatatgaaaaaactaatttattaaattagaagtgTTCGATAAGACTAGCTGTTgaagtaactaaaaaatataaaataacagaaaaataataaaatcatgatttatttttaaaaaaaggtaaaaaaaaatgaataaatatattgaagataaaagtaaaaaaaaaacatataaaaagttaaaagctagaagttaatcttttaaaaaaggcTACTTGAAGTAGTGTttcaaaaaagttaaaaaactactaaaaagttactaaaaaggtttatttgtcaaataaccaataaaaaaaaagttagaaattaaCTGTAATGTCTTGCTAAACATAATCTTAGTCCTTAcaaaatgtgtttattttattttttatttttaaagtattttagataGCACtttaagcaataaaaaaaatattttgaatattaaaatgttGAGCTAAACGAGTAGGGAGTACCTCATATATATCTTGGAGGGATTTCTTAACATGTGTCAGCCACACTAACTATTCAGCTACCTTTTCTAAGATGAGTGCTCTAGTTAAATTGAGCTATTTTTCAGCATCCATAGCTTCTTTGAATAAACAAAAGTCACCATTGTTTCCTGCCTTTGAatgatttttattcatttaggTAACATAGTCATTCTTAATGAATCAATGaataatacataaataattcGGGTAAGAAAAATCCACAAGCAACGAATCCCAATACTTTTAATGAGAAATCCAATACATAAATACTAGACAATGTCATAAGAAAAAACTTATTAAGAAATCAAAagtgaaatacaaaattattaatatacacacatacatatatatatatatatatatatatatatatatatatatatatcaacataCCCTGCCATAATTTTTAACGCAAGgtaatattcaataaaaagtTTCTGTTATTGATTCTTCCTAAACCAACAGCAGCTAACTAGACCTAATAGACAGACATTTAAAGTTTGCTCCTTAATAGTTTATGTCAACTTTTAGCCAATTTATTCTAATAATTGTGAAGGAAAGCATGTGTAGTTCTTGCAAATTGTTGAGCCCACGTCAAAAAAAGATTACACTCTCCCCTGCATAGAGGTATTAAATCTGTACATATATCTAGTCTCTAAGAGACATGTTATACAATAGCATGGACAAAGCAAAACTCATCTTTGAAGTCTGTGAAAACTTAAACAAATGCTACAGCAAAGCACAAAAAAAGACAAGGAGCCGCAGATGCTACAATCTCTCATTCATGTCTTCATAACAACAATCTACAATAGTCCATTCTCACTCTTCACCAACCCAATGTAACTCCTCTTTGCTTGGACATTCTCTTACCTGCACCACTGCAAATGCAGTCCAAGAATAACTCAACCCTACCATCAAAGGAGCAGTTAAAAAAATTCCCTAAAAATTCGTCTTTGAATCAATCCAAGAATCCCTCGTGGTTCAGCTTAAAATCAGCAGCAGCAACTCGGCAATGAGTGTTCTATTGTGGTTGTGGCCTCAATTCCAATCTGTAGGCTTGTATTTCCATTGGAGATATGGCTACATTCCCCTCTTTTGCAAGATCTCCAAATTGCTCTGAGAATCCCATTACTTCAGGGTCTTCGTGCAAGAGATTAAGGGAAGTTGCTTTAGCCTTCGAGACTGTAAGTTCCTTGAACATGCTGAACAGATTCACGGTGTTGTCAGCCAGATTAGTGCATTGCGATCTTCCCTTCCGGCAGTACGAAGAATCCCAATGTCGCCTGTGCAAAATTAGCCCGAATCTAGGACCTTCAGGTGGTTGCTGCAAAAACTTTAAGGGCTTGGGAACCTTGAAGTTCACTATGTGCAAATCGCACGGTAAGGGGGTGGCAAGAGGAGAAAAGGATCTAGGCGGTGGCTTCACAGACATATCCTGCGGTTTCTTGGAAACAAATGCATGTATTGGATAGTTCAAGTGAGAACCAACTCGGTGAGATAAAAGAGAAGGGCTGTAAGGAAAAGGTGTGGGAACCAAATTTGATGTTGCAGAAACATTGGCTTCCATGGTTAGGTGGAAGACAACATTCATCACACGGTTATCCATCACTCCTTGTCCCAGACCACGACCATCATCTCTTACCAACCGGCGGTCTAGCATTATCTCTAGCCATCCATTTTTAAGGCTAGCCACACCTAATGATTGCCGGGAATGGACAGAAAATCGCTGaccatttgatccttgtatGAATGCTAGATAGGGCATGGGGTAGTAATTGCCTTGCAGAGGAATCTTATCGTAAGTTTCTCTTCGGCTCATCTGAAATCCATTTAAATCTGAGTAAAAAATCTTCTTGTTATCAATATCTGTTTTATATCTAACTATCAATTCCCTATCATTGAAATCACGGCCAAGAAGTTCAACATGATATTCCTTTTCAATGGCAAACCCCTGCACTGTACTCTCTCCACTATATATTCGGGTGCTATGAGAAATGGGGGATTTATCCCAAGCTGTCCTTGGATAAGAGTATACTTCCTGCATCAAAGGACCCTCTGACACCAACAACTGCCCACCTTCTTCAATAATGGGCTGGGCATCGCCGTGGGGCATGAACAAGTATGCCCCACCAGAACTAGAATACATACCAATTTCCTCATTTATAGTATTTGGGGAACTAGATATAATCTTCTGCAACAAACCGTACTTTACATCAAAAGTTAGTTTTTGATGCTGATTCTCAATTTCAGTCACATCAGCCTCTACTTCCACACAAGAATAGGGTGTTGGACAAGCAACCGAGCTAGACTTAGAGAACATTTTCAACTTTGCAGGCCTGGCCTTTTCACACTCACCAAAGCCAGTGGAAATATAATAAGTTTCCAATCCCATTGCAGGAACAGAAACTTTCCAGAAAAGTCGATGCTTCCCAGTAAAGATCTTGCTACTATGATACTGCAACTCGGGCAAAATCTGGCTCTGAACACAAGTCCAGTTAGAATCAACAACTGTAACATAAGGACTGTCAACAACAACCATTACAACTTCTTCTCTGGTTTGCTCCAAAGGATTAAAAAAGGCCACTGATTCGTAAGAACCCTCACGAACACTAATCACTTTATGCAATGGTTGGGCATCATATTTAGATCTCACTATTGCTGGCTCAAACTGGGCAGGACTGTGGTCTAGTTTATCATAGCGGATTCCAAGAAGTGCCTCAACTGCCTTGGACATAAAAATTTGCAAGTCCAGTAATGAAGTATGCATGCGCATTCCATAGTCCATAACCACATGATCTTTTGCAGTACCAGTCACCCCATCATGATGCTGAAAAAGAGCCAAGTTCCTTCTAGCAGCTGTCAACTTATAAGAAAACCCCATTGCGAACTTTTCACAATGTGATCTCCGACAGGTGCCAAGTATTAGAGCTACCATCATTTCAGTGGCACGAAGTGTCTGTTCTAGTACCCTATCAACAGCCTTGAAGAAGGGTCGTGAAACATAATAACCACTCCAGTAGTCTTGTTGCCGATCAGCATAAGTAAAAAAGTCACCGGATAGAGAAGGAAAACCTTCAACTAGACCGGATCCTATTTCACCAGGAGATGAGTAATTTATTCTCTCTGCTTCCTCACGCAGGGTTACAAAGTAATCTTCCAAAGTACCAAACTTGGCCTCTGCATTCAAACTGGGGTTTGAATTGATATAATCAAACAACATTTGGTAATTTCTGAATTGGGCTTCTGCTTCTTCGACATTAATATATCGAAAATCATCTCCAAGAGGAACAAGAAGAGTATTGGTTCGGTACAAAGTTGACTTTTTCTTGTACTGATCCAGTAATTTAAGAGCTCTTTCCTGAACATTTTCCTGAGTGGTCTCCACAGGATACTGCCCCCATGGGCATTGTTCATAAGCAAAACCCGACATGCGTGCAAAATCAAACTGACAACAAATAGCAGGCTCTGGGCCACATGTATGAGGTATATCATACGAATAAAAGGGCATCATATGGACAAATATATCAGTGGTTTCCTCTGCATCCCAGCTTTGACGCCATATGTATTCTAAATTTTTATGCCACGCAAGCTCCTTCTTCAGCTCGTAATGG encodes the following:
- the LOC114398155 gene encoding alpha-mannosidase 2-like codes for the protein MPFSSSRRGTSWSSSILPSSNPHKSKAPRKGRKRALVKDFIFSNFFAIGLVLSLSLFLLILLRSGVPKPLSTRFRATTRPSRSRKTVIRKPLPTGANLSTLAGAAVDVTTKALYDKIEFLDVDGGAWKQGWSVTYRGNEWDSEKLKVFVVPHSHNDPGWKLTVDEYYDRQSRHILDTIVQTLSKDSRRKFIWEEMSYLERWWRDASDEMKESFINLVKNGQLEIVGGGWVMNDEANSHYFAIIEQIAEGNMWLNDTIGFVPKNSWAIDPFGYSSTMAYLLRRMGFDNMLIQRTHYELKKELAWHKNLEYIWRQSWDAEETTDIFVHMMPFYSYDIPHTCGPEPAICCQFDFARMSGFAYEQCPWGQYPVETTQENVQERALKLLDQYKKKSTLYRTNTLLVPLGDDFRYINVEEAEAQFRNYQMLFDYINSNPSLNAEAKFGTLEDYFVTLREEAERINYSSPGEIGSGLVEGFPSLSGDFFTYADRQQDYWSGYYVSRPFFKAVDRVLEQTLRATEMMVALILGTCRRSHCEKFAMGFSYKLTAARRNLALFQHHDGVTGTAKDHVVMDYGMRMHTSLLDLQIFMSKAVEALLGIRYDKLDHSPAQFEPAIVRSKYDAQPLHKVISVREGSYESVAFFNPLEQTREEVVMVVVDSPYVTVVDSNWTCVQSQILPELQYHSSKIFTGKHRLFWKVSVPAMGLETYYISTGFGECEKARPAKLKMFSKSSSVACPTPYSCVEVEADVTEIENQHQKLTFDVKYGLLQKIISSSPNTINEEIGMYSSSGGAYLFMPHGDAQPIIEEGGQLLVSEGPLMQEVYSYPRTAWDKSPISHSTRIYSGESTVQGFAIEKEYHVELLGRDFNDRELIVRYKTDIDNKKIFYSDLNGFQMSRRETYDKIPLQGNYYPMPYLAFIQGSNGQRFSVHSRQSLGVASLKNGWLEIMLDRRLVRDDGRGLGQGVMDNRVMNVVFHLTMEANVSATSNLVPTPFPYSPSLLSHRVGSHLNYPIHAFVSKKPQDMSVKPPPRSFSPLATPLPCDLHIVNFKVPKPLKFLQQPPEGPRFGLILHRRHWDSSYCRKGRSQCTNLADNTVNLFSMFKELTVSKAKATSLNLLHEDPEVMGFSEQFGDLAKEGNVAISPMEIQAYRLELRPQPQ